The Cydia pomonella isolate Wapato2018A chromosome 13, ilCydPomo1, whole genome shotgun sequence genome segment actaggtagttttacaccttatatttatattagtgcaatgcaacgagcaggtcgctagttttgactaaaatcaatagctgtttatacaaaaaatagaataaccccataaattatttagatataatcattatattcaaattgatgcaaaaaatacaatttaagtttaattcacacgtaaatgtttgtccgacgacgtcccgtattcaatatactaagAGGTAACTCAATTGaataatacctagtccttatttatttttctcccgggcgtgtcgaacctacgagacgtgcgtaaagtacctatccaacggaaccgagcccgaagctccgcacacgaacgcaggtacgggctacgtatcatggcgtgtcacggtcacggcgtgtcacgtgaatccggacgcgaacgcaggtacgaggtacgtaccttgccgtgttcgtgaaattcgtgatcttagtaccgccgggcttaagaacccgtagctacggatcggcgtgtatcacggatatcaggagccctagtGGATACCTCGGTGTAGAAGGGGGTTTGAGCTATACCTATTCCTTAGCTATACCTATGCGCTAGCTGAATATGTATTCGCGACTAAACGCgcacctttaaatttcttcgcaaTTTGTGTACAGACTTTTTCGCGATGTTTCCTTGacaaaaaaaagtagtaaatattaaatagcaaGTTAACCTACGATTATCTATCGTTCTTTTCCGCAAGTCGCATTGTTAGGTTTCCCCAACTGATAGTTATATTAGttacacacaaaataaaaatgcttcATTGCAGACGATACCTGCATATTTCAAACGCAATGCAATTTCAACGGTCATTTCGTCATATCAAACAATATTCTAAAGcgaaacaattatttataagtttctaCTGATAGTACTACGCCAAGAGAATCTATCTCTAGCGATtttacaatcagcatcaaatagatagtgaaACCCAAAGTGACCACATATATCGAAACACTCTTACTTCTCTGTTAATAATTCTATCTATTAGATGAACTCCTCAATCCTAAATAAATCAAGTATCAAAAACCCTCTAGATTTTTCACGTATTTGGCTGCACCTGGAGACAGACGTAACTTTCTGTGCGGATTACGGATGAGGTCTTTATTTGGCTAACTTAGTGTTTATATAGCCCAAGCCCTATCGCGTATGAGAAGAGGCATGTGCCCAGCAGTATACATGTATAcaagctgaattattattaacttttcacgccactgttcggaaatgtggctattagatggtctaaaaccaagctggaaagtaggcaatagctgtagcactgaaccaccactactacaatgtttcattgttatcatcatctgtcattggtgatggtaaaaggtcctgttttggcgcaactttttccttccaaaataaaattaggttatttatacgatcaattacttgtttaaaaaaaaagaaacgtcaaaaccattccgtccatttttattttattaacaattatggcctggatcCATTCCGTTcacgcttaaggcgtttttacttttgtgcctgtttgtgttttttttttagcaaaaaagtTTCTAAGATTACAGTCGGTTTGAAGCAACAACAGAAAAATgcctcttaaaagtgataaaaaaaagtaaaaaacgcgggatcggaaaatactcactgaattggatagtgtaaattgtgtttgacaaaaaaatacagtaaacaCGTATCTACCTACGCTATAAAAATTAGTtcttctagtgaagaaaatacaaatgttcctggcaaaaatacatcgctttctttcaacaattgtcctcaagctaatataaatattaatttctattaaagtacttatagttatgcaaatgttttcttatttcctcgcaatagtcgtgaaaagcactatgtgATGCCTCGGCCtgaaacgctaaagatggacttGTATTATTTGAGGGCATCCACTAACGTGTCGgccctcaaactcactcgtccatctttgagcggttttccggcctctcctacaatgtactatagtGTCGAActgctgggtaaaggcctcTCCTCTCTCAGCCCTGTCGTTGGTATTTTCTTCCATGGTGCATGACTTTCCGGGTGCAGACATGTTCCacccagtcccacttaagcttagcggtATACACCTACATCTACAACTCGAGTTCTGGAGCGTAGTCCCGTGTTTCTGATTATATGATATACTGAGCTCCATCTGAGGAATTTATAACGTTAAAATTTGTTGGTTGCAGTGTGAACGTGGGCTGCGGGCCGGCGGAGGAGCGCGTCCTGCTCACGGGCCTGCACGCCGTCGCCGACATCTACTGCGAGTGCTGCAAGACCATGCTCGGCTGGAAATACGTGAGTATCTTCATCCACACTGCACTGTTAAAAATTCGTAACCCTTATTGCTAAGTTATAAGGTCCACCGATTGCAAGTGTGGGGTTAATTTTACAATTCTCAACTGGCAACACTGATGTGTAGGGACACCCGGTGGCGGTCGATCGTTTGTCAAGTTGTCACGTTCGTATAGCTCAGGGATTTCCAAACTTGATCAAGTCCAGGCCCTCTGCTCTCCTGGTTTCTTTTCTCCTTATTGTTTGGCTTTCGGCTCTCCCGCTTCCTTTCCGCGAGCAAAAACTATTAAGGGCTAGGGCCGGATCCGTGGACCATTGTTTAAGGACCGCTGCTGGTTCGTTCAGTTCCTTGGAGGAGTAGAAATAGATTACTGTACTATTGTCCTTCCCAATGTATACATTATATTCTAATCTTACTACCTTACCTACTCCCATTCTGTACAGACCACCCACTGTGACAGTCCATATCGATCGTTATACTGCAAtagcaattattttaatatatatgccCTTGCACAATCTATCGACCGGCACGTACATAGTTATCGTAATTTTGACGTCAGAATACACAGACGATTTGCGAAATGTTTGTTTTAGTCCCCTAGGGTCATAAGGTAATGCGGTCAGGGCAGGGTTATCAGAAGTTACGATAGTTCGATGTTAAATGGAACATTAAATTGGTCTTTTCACATCTTATCATCTCGTACAAAATAATCACTACAGCTCAAAGAGATATAGTTTCATGAATTTCGGATATGTCACCAGTCGTTcctgcacggctagcacatgattacacgcgggataactcgcgccgcgagaaacaacagtcgcgtgtcacaaatttctatctcgacctgtcagtttctcgattttggtagcataagttggcagatcgagaaaagaattccacgcgagagagccatcccgcgcgcgacttagccagtgtggccatttatacttggaacaaacttttctttcgtggcaacactgaatcggtactaacataatcggaaaaataataaatagtcagctttagaaacggagcgtccctagtcacgataactttgtctccttctcgcagtattaagattaaagaaatagcaaatattattttgaagtcggaaatgtcaatgtgtcaatcataatttgattcgctttgtcgttacaagttggagtacatatatctaaagataattacctacctaataattaaataccactccttacgaatgattggtgttttttataagataattgagattacccgaaagtgttggctaataagctaccatctttacgaagaagactgaagatctcatgataatccccaacatatcttccttgtggctggctagttgctgcaccgctggctttgaagatagattgatgacatgcacaagtctgtcatcaaacacggcgcctatacctaagcatgctgctgctgggcgcagccatcctgccacggaggacatagaagggctcaaattgggaacctactccatacaacgacaatcgaatgttaaaaacaatgagttatttttgcgtgttttgtattttagcgatctatggatgcagcgttagttttttaagttttctcatattgcaaatacacaaaaacattaagttattttatttactctgacctcttttagatatttagatttaagtacgactactacgactcccaccgaacgggcggagtcggatcgcatttcacatttatgtggccgcaagccggtcggctgctcgcggacgcggagacgcctccggacggattctatcgcttctgcgatatataatatataggcacattaaaaatgcgctccggtgcggcctgactccagccagtcggtagtcggtgggaatcgtacattagggtggtaactacagaatactcgtattacggccgtggccttttgtaaggtggacgttgagttgggctgccagattcattattttgcattattttattatctgcgtataataaaataatgcatatagtaacaaaagtgtacttagacacctacttagggtaagtaataggtacctaagtacagtaggcgtaggttaccttacccaatctgaaggctttctccaaagttttaaaatacattgagtttttgtactactactacttcactcgctcagtgacccaaacaagatcttggcctctgacgcaagagagcgccactctgccctatcctgcgccacttcacgccagttgggtattccgagggcgaacaggtcttttaggacttcgtcactccagcggtatctgggacgcccagacggacgtttttcACCCGGGTGCACCACATacactcttctcacagcacgatcctctcccatcctctctaggtggtgcgtttttgtacacatattataaatcattggtacccggatatacctataattaaaccccaagaccgcggtttatatcccacaatcaattgaagcacgtgacgagtttttgtacttaggtggtggtttatttaactatttgcgtatatattttttaggtggtaggttgcatgcattgactgtaaaaatacgcgtgtaagtgtaacgggttagcactgattgactagcacttaattatttcgtggattagggaagtaatatttttgtatcaattaatacggatttcgacaaagtaatttctattaatcacCCTCCAGTCAATTCGCCATCTAAATGTTTGCTTTGTTGATGTAGCGGCACAATCTtaggcttttaatttttctgtcgggttttcatttaacttaaaagaacaaacaagtaaatgtgaaaaaatacaatcattttgttattaccggcatgatatagatataggtatcttaataggtatgttataaagcaataccacgtacctactacaccttacctacctagctaacggacaaatcataaaactcaggattcatattaaaattacacagaaaattgctgtagtatgaaataaatacaaaatatagaaaattaactttcttttaggaccaaagtcaacaaaacttcgacaaaatatgcttctcgcgaccctctagcctcgaagacagtttctctccttttgacgttgaaacgcgggatattttctctcccatagtgcacttgtgctacgagtttcgagagtatcccgcgtggaactgtcaaacgacaaaattatgtcgctttgacatttgtccgcgagacagcgggttgtcgcgcgcgtcttatgctaccgattcgcgagaaagctctatgtcgcggcattttctcgcctgtcgactgtcgcgcccgtcatgtgctagccgtgctgcacggctagcacatgatgggcgcgacagtcgacaggcgagaaaaCGCCGCGACATAGAGCTTTCTCGCGACTCGGTACTCTCGGTAGCATAAGACGCGCGCGACAACGCGCTGTCTCAAGGACAAATGTCAAAGCgacataattttgtcgtttgacagttccacgcgggatactctcgaaactcgtagcacaagtacactatgggagagaaaatatccggcgtttcaacgtcaaaaggagagaaactgtcttcgaggctagagggtcgcgagaagcatattttgtcgaagttttgttgaatttggtcctaaaagaaagttaattttctatattttgtatttatttcatactaaaGCACTTTTCTGTGTAAGTTTAatatgaatcctgagttttatgatttgtgcgttagctaggtaggtaaggtgtaCGTGGTATCgctttataacatacctatatctatatcatgccgctaataacaaaatgattgtattttttcacatttacttgtttgttctctcaagttaaatgaaaacccgacagaaaaattaaaagcctaagattgtgccaccacatcaacaaagcaaacagtttgatggcgaattgactggagggtgattaatagaaattactttgtggaaatccgtattaattgatacaaaaatattacttcgctaatccacgaaataattaagtgctagtcaatcagtgctaaccccttttacttacacgcgtatttttacagtcaatgcatgcaacctcccatctaaaaaatatatacgcaaatagttaaataaaccaGCACCTAAGTACAAAAACTCGTCACGTGTTTCAATTGACTGTTGGATATAAACCGCGGTCTCGGGGTTTAATTAAAGGCATATCCGGGTACcaatgatttataatatgtgtacaaaaacgcaccacctagagaggatgggagaggatcgtgctgtgagaagagcgtatgtggggcacccgggtggaaaacgtccgtctgggcgtcccagataccgctggagcgacgaagtcctaaaacacctgttcgccctcggaatacccaactggcttgaagtggcgcaggatagggcagagtggcgctctcttgtgccagaggccaagatcctgtttgtgtcactgagccagtgaagtagtagtacaaaaacgcaatgtattttaaaactttcagaatgggtaaggtaacctacacctactgtacttaggtacctattataagGGTAAGCCctgcgtataataaaataatgcaaaataatgaactcaacctccaccttacaaaagaccacggccgtaatacgagtattctgtagttaccaccctaatgtacgattcccaccgactggctggagtcaggccgcaccggagcgcattttcaatgtgcctataCATTATATATCGTAGAAGCGATAGAATCCAATCGGCTTGCGGCCACAAAAATGTGAAATGcgatccgactccgcccgttcggtgggagtcgtggtagtcgtacttaaatccaaatatataaaagaggtcagagtaaataaaataacttcgTGTTTATGGagcatttatttaaaagttacatTATTTGAGATcgtgcttaattttttttagatacttAACAGACATTCTGACATTGTGTATTTGCAATatgagaaaacttaaaaaactaacgctgcatccatagatcgctaaaatacaaaacaggcAAAAATAACTCAGTGTTTTTAACACTAGAGTGTCGTTGTATGGAGTAGGTTCCCAACTTGAGCCCTTCTATGTCCTCCGTGGCAGGATGGCTACGCCCAGCAGCAGCATGCTTAGGTATAGGCGCCGTGTTTGATGACAGACTTGTGCAAGTCATCAATCTATCTTCGAAGCCAGCGGTGCAGCAGCTAGCCAGCCACAATAAGGAAGATATGTTGGGTATTATCATGAGATCTTCAGTCTTCTTCGTAAAGATGGTAGCTTATTAGCCAAAACTTTCGGGTAATCTCAATTATCTTAACAAAACGCCAATCATTCGTAAGGATTATAGGTAATTatctttagatataataatgtattccaacttgtaacgacaaagcgaatcaaattatgattgagacattgacatttccgacttaaaaataatatttgctatttctttaatcttaatactgcgAGAAGGAGACAAAGTTATTGTGACTAGGGACGTTCCGTTTCTAAAgctgactattcattatttttccgattatgttagtaccgattcagtgttgctacgaaagaaaagtttgtttcAAGTATAAATGGCCACACTGCTCTCTCTGTCGTGGAATTCTTTTCTCGATCTGCCAACTTATgctaccaaaatcgagaaactgaCAAGTCAagatagaaatttgtgacacgcgactgttgtttctcgcggcgcgagttatcccgcgtgtaatcatgtgctagccgtgctgaGTGCCCTTAAAATAAATTGCATAGCCGTCTCCCAATATCGGTAGGTGTTTTTAGGTGTCAGCTCGCTTAACATCTTATACCAGTTTTCCCTATTATTTACCGTCAAGACTTAACGCCTAACCTGTTATCTCATTGTCCtccaaaatacaaaatttatttgcaAACTAGTACCCATTACCAGTAACAACCTATGTTGCAAATAGCAATGCGTAACCACAATCAGTCATACCAGTGTCATCCAGCTCCATAAACCCCTTCGCACTACTCGAACATTGTATTGCACTGAAAATTCAATCTGGCAGAAGTATAGGTATAGGAACCTGTTATAACAAAGACTTGTCGGCGTTTATTGTTAAACCTGTCTTTTTATTTCAGGAGCACGCCTTCGAATCCAGCCAGAAGTATAAAGAGGGCAAGTTCATAATAGAACTGGCTCACATGGTGAAAGAGAACGGGTGGGATTAGGCGCGCGGTCCTCGCCCCCCCTGGGCCGCGCGCCGACGTGTCATATCGGAGACTGTGCGAGGACTCAGTGATGAGACAGTGAGCGGCGAGCCGTAGGGGCCGGCGAACTAACAGGCGCATACCTACAGTTGCTCGGCTCGAGCCGCCCGGCGCAACACGCTCGGACGCCTGCAGGGCATACCTACAGTTGCTCGGCTCGAGCCGCCCGGCGCAACACGCTCGGACGCCTGCAGGGCATACCTACAGTTGCTCGGCTCGAGCCGCCCGGCGCAGCACGCTCGGACGCCGCGGCGAACCGAAGTATTTTTGACACACTAATTATTATTGAGCGGCGGCGTCCTACCGGGCTGCGTGTGGGGATATCGCCTTCTGTGCTCCTTTCGTACTTTAGTCGGCTTCACGCTTACCCGCCAGTCAACGTAATACATAAGTTATCGATCTCAGCCTCTCAAGGCTCCGCATGGGCTTAGGATTAACTATAATTTGAAACGATTTCGGCCGAACGGCTTTCGTACATCGTAAGTTGTCTTAGTTTTTATATCGTACCGTATTAAGAGAACACTTATTCTTTCTCTTGTCCCCTTAACCTGTGATAAGTATGTTAGTATAGAATTTTTGGATTACTTGGAAGGATTTCAAGATGCTCAGATGTCAGTTGTATGTTCCTAATTTCAGCTGTACAATTGCTTTTCATTCACAAGGTAACTAGTCGAAACATGGAAGTTTCCTTTAAGTTTTTTG includes the following:
- the LOC133524045 gene encoding protein yippee-like isoform X2, translating into MREGLTNRGVAGEGAARTPVKTFQAYLPPAHRTYSCIHCRAHLASHDELISKSFQGSQGRAYLFNSVVNVGCGPAEERVLLTGLHAVADIYCECCKTMLGWKYEHAFESSQKYKEGKFIIELAHMVKENGWD